The Salmo trutta chromosome 6, fSalTru1.1, whole genome shotgun sequence genome has a window encoding:
- the LOC115195926 gene encoding partitioning defective 3 homolog B-like isoform X3, giving the protein MDLVADESNMRSLAEQSPEVSSRESDLGPTLGLWKSCSLESHQSAVSEARQLSQQSQVPFHRPRPHIVRGSGCNQSFRTAIDKSYDGPSESEDGSGCLRLRGGNQ; this is encoded by the exons TGGCTGATGAGAGCAACATGAGATCCCTGGCAGAGCAGAGCCCAG AGGTCTCATCCAGGGAGAGTGACCTGGGTCCCACCTTGGGCCTATGGAAGTCCTGCTCCTTGGAAAGCCACCAGTCGGCCGTATCGGAGGCCCGGCAGCTGAGCCAGCAGAGCCAGGTGCCCTTCCACCGTCCCAGGCCTCACATTGTGCGGGGGAGCGGCTGCAACCAGAGCTTCCGCACCGCCATCGACAAGTCCTACGATGGGCCCTCGGAGTCGGAGGACG GGAGTGGTTGCCTCAGGCTTAGAGGGGGGAACCAGTGA